The segment ATCCTGggctttcccagcagagctcggaggggacatttgggacatttcctcctcctcctcctcctcctcctcctcctcctccccacgTGCAGGTGATGCGGTACCAACCTTCCTTCCTCCTGGCTTAGAGGGAACACTGCTTTTAGAAACCCTGGGACAGGTAAGACAAGAACCAATACCACTGTACAGAATTCACTGCACAACGAGCTAATAAAGGGACCCGGCACTGAGTGGCCACGGCAAGGGAACGGGGCTGGGGACGGCGGGGACGGGACAGCGGGGTGGCCCCGCCGCAGCCCCTCAGTACGCTGGCACTTGGTAACCTTTGGGGTTGGCCTCTAAGGTCTCGGTGAAGGGCGGGCTCTGGTAGGTCTCCGTGCTCTCCACGCCGCTGCCGCCCGGGTAGCCGGGGTAGGAGGCGCTGGGCTCGGTGCCGAACTGCTCGGTGGCGAACAGGGACATGTCCGTGCCCAGGCGGTACCGCTGCAGCGCCCGCAGCGCCAGCACCACCTGCGACAGCgagggacagagagggacagcGTCACACGGGGCAGGGCTGCGACCCCACTGCACCCCGGAACCCCCCAGGaacccccgggacccccggcaTCCTGGGTCTCAGCAGCATCACACATCACCCCAGGACCCCGTGTCCTCCCAGGATCCCCCAAACCTCACATCCCACCGGGACCCCGTGTCCTCCCAGGGTCCCCAAACCTCACATCCCACCAGGACCCCGTATCCTCCCAgggtccccaaacccccaggaCTCCCCCGAGACCCTACAGCCCTCTGGAGCCCACATCCCCAGCACCCCACATCCCCTTCAGCACCCCACATTACCCATCAACCCCCATACCCCATCAACCCACATCTCCCCATCACCCCACATTCCCCAGCACCCCACATCCCCATCACCCCACATCCCCCATcaccccacatccccagcaccccacattccccagcaccccacatctcctcagcaccccaaatccccccagcaccccacatGCCCCATcaccccacatccccagcaCCCCACATGCCCCAGCACCCCACATCCCCATCACCCCACATCCCCCATTCCCTGCAGAGCACCGAGCCCGTGCAGCACCCCACATGCTGCCACCCCACTCTGTTGTACCCGagaggcagcccagccccaaagcCCATGGGAACACTCCAGAGGCCATTTCTGTGGGGCAGGGTgacccccagagccctgcccggcCTGGGGGGCCCTGCCGTGCACATCTGGCACAGCTGGCCCAAATAAACACatctgctgtggggagggggagctgcCGAGAGCCAGCCCAGGAAAATAGGTCAGTTCTGCCGAGAATCCTTCACCCCTCTCCAGGTTGCTGGAATTGAGGTTGGGAAATGTGGGCGGCAAAGCCGGGAGGGCTCCGAGCTCCTCTCCTTCCAGGAGGATTCATTAACAATTCAATTAGTTTGTAAATGACGTTCTGAGGAGGCGAAAAATGCCCCTGGAGGCCAGGAATGGCTTCCCAAGCATCGGGATGGGACAGGGTGACAGCACTGTCCCCACGGCCCTCCAGGGTGGGAGCAGATGCTGATGGGATGGGGAGCATCCGTGGCAGAGatggggaagagctgggattAGAAGAGATTTATTGGGATAATCATAAAGCAGGGAGCAGTTAAACTGGGGAGAACTGGAGCGAGGCTTGTGCTGGAAAGCCTGGCACTGGCTTTTGCCCCAATTCTTTTGAGGCAACGTGGAATTAGGGCACATCCCGGGGCTCCGTGCCCAGGGGAAGctggaggagggatggagagggaacccagagccatccctgccTCTCCACACACAGCTCGGGGCTGGGATCCCCCCGGTGCTCACGTCTCTGCTGAAATTCATCTGCCATTTTCTTGCTCTGTAGTGACTTTTATGAGATCCTTTTGTGTTTCTTCATAGCTGACCTCATCTTTGCCAGACTGCTGTTCAGCCCTTTTCCAAACTGTTTATGGATATTTTGAGCACATACCATTAGATTCCTGAGGACTCTGGTACCTTTGTTTGTTACAATTTTTCCTGGTAGATGCCAGACGTGCTGGGATTTCCCTTTGTCTTTGAGAGGGATCCCAGGTGATTGAACCAGAATTATGGTGTTCATCATGCATTGAGGTGGCATTGTGATGTTCTCTCTTCTTTATTCTATTTTCCTATGTTCTGCATTTCAGGTTGTTTTTTGACTGCTGGTGAGCACCTAAGTGATGTTTTCATGGGTCTAGCTATGATAAACACCAAATATCTCTTAGTAGCCAGCCAAGAGCTTGTTGTCATGTGTATAAGTTAGGATTGCTCTGTCTGGGGTGCATGTGGGgtccaggtgagccccagggtttctcacagccctggctggagtCCCTCTGCCCAGGTGGAGCTGAAAACGGGATCAAGGGGGGTTTCTCAGCCCCTTCTCCAGGTGGAAAACAGAGGAGCCAGGCTGGTGTGtcccaggaggagctgatgAGCCTGagagcccccaaatcccccaggcACCCCATGAAGCTGCTGAGTGCAGAGATCTGCTCCTGGGGACTCCCTGCCTCCAGCAAGGCCCTGAAATCAGGGCAGCTCGTGGCTGGCCACATGTTTTCAACAGGAACAGAACCTCCCAGCctcaggagaaggagaagcctGAATTCCCCAGGCAGAGGAGACTGAACCGAGCTCCCGTGGTGAGAAACCACCAGTTCCACATGTGCAGGCTCCCCAGTACAGCCCCTCAGCACCCACCAGGGACCACTTCTGCAaagccagcagctcagggcaggttTCACTTCTGCTCtggccccccagcccctcacccagATGAtgatggagaagaaggagaaggtgaTGGCCGCCCGCGCCGCGTCCGCGCCCTGCGCGAAGCCCCGCGTCAGCGTCGTCCTCTGCCACTGGTTGGCCAGGAAGCAGAAGGCCACAAACCACAGGAAGGCCAGGAAACCTGCAGGGGAACACGgaatctgaaatgcagggaacCCTCAGAACTCTGGGGCTGTGAGGCAAAGCTTAGCACTAAACCCAGGGtttgatctgagaccttgggaaCGGCTCCCAGactgaggggctggaagggagaatGTGGATTTATGGCTTAAAGCAGAGACATGTTAAGCTAAGGAGAagaaagtttagagttttaTAAAGCAGAGACATGTTAAGCTAAGCAGAagaaagtttagagttttaAAGTGTAGTACTGTAAATTTGTGTGTTATAACTTGATTGGCTAAGAAAGCTTACACTGTAGCATGAGACAAAATATTGGAAGGATTGGGTCAAAAGCATAAATATTCTTGTTGGCAGTGTTTTGTtcatattatttataataaatctttaaaatgtcTTGTAACTGGAGGTCTTGTGACCCTCTGAGCCATGCAGTGAAGATGTGAGCTGAACTCACCCTTCCTGTCTATggaaaagataagaaaaataaatcaaattatcTAAAGCAACTCAGAGGTCCTGTCTCAAATTCACTCAAAACTCCCACAGGAACAGAGCTGGTca is part of the Molothrus ater isolate BHLD 08-10-18 breed brown headed cowbird unplaced genomic scaffold, BPBGC_Mater_1.1 matUn_MA552, whole genome shotgun sequence genome and harbors:
- the LOC118700325 gene encoding synaptogyrin-3-like, whose translation is MEGASFGAGRAGAAIDPVEFLKQPQTLLRVTTWIFSIVVFGSIVNECYVNKDSQHPELLCIFNENESACSYGIAVGVIAFFGCIFFFVLDLHFQQISSVKDRKRAVLLDLGFSGFLAFLWFVAFCFLANQWQRTTLTRGFAQGADAARAAITFSFFSIIIWVVLALRALQRYRLGTDMSLFATEQFGTEPSASYPGYPGGSGVESTETYQSPPFTETLEANPKGYQVPAY